The segment CTTGTATcttggtgactaaaactgaatgcACCTTCGATGCTCTCGCCCTCGAGTACTATAGAAATGCCCATAGATGTAGCTTGGGCGTCAGGTAATAGGCTCCGCAttctttatcagtctgaagaagggcattgacctaaaatgtcatttatctctgttctccagatgttgctccactgagttactcgagcgccttgtgtcttttttttctacaTGTGGTGACTCGGTGGAACAATGGATCTGATTCTGTGGTGTAAATCTTGGTGACTCTTGGACAGATTTGAAATTATAGAGAAGGAAAGGTGTGGGAACAAAAGGAATGCTAAAAATGAGGTGCAAGATTCATGTCTCTCCCGTCTCAGTTTCTGAGACTACATTtacttttattttctttcttatGTCATTCTCACAGAGAGAAAGTATCACCTTCTCCCCAGATCAGGGGGGTTCAAACAGACAAAATATAGTTGACTTTAGGCCGCCTGTGAATATGTCATACCCACCTGCTAACTTTCCACAGCTGGTATTTTCATTCTTAATCTCTTATAATGAATCCTTTATTATCAAATCTGTCTGTGACTGTTAATGTTCCATGTAAAACCCAGATGAATTGCTTCAAATATTCTAGCACATTCTGAAGCATAGTTTGGGGCAGCCTTGTGGCATCGCGCTGAgtcctgttgcctcacagcaccagagatggtGAAGCACCtgtcctctggtgctgtctgagtggaatttgcacgttctctccctgtgactgcatgggtttcccatgagtgctcaggtttcccatcatattccaaagatgtgggtTGCCCCTGTAAAATGGCCCTGCTGTAGCTGgatggcaggggaatgggatgggggCAGGAGTTGGCGGTGAGATGCAAGAGAGAAGCTAGGACAAGTGCAGTTGTGAATTTGACGGTTGTCAGGGATGTGGTGGGCTGTGGATCCTGATGCGTCCTGATGTCTCATCCAGATGTATGACTAAGACAGTATTCATTTTCTTTCTGCAGGTTGAAAGATTCTGGTTACAGAGTAATTTGGTGGTTTGTGTTCTGGCAGGCTGTGGTCTAGCTTCAGTCTCTTCTGTACTGCAGAGAATAATGGGCAATCATTCGCTGTGGCGCTGGGCAGAGTGGCTCCCTGCTATCCTCCTCACTGCTTACCAACTCCAACTCAACTACAGGTAAGCACTGCTTTGCAAATCAACATGCAGTAGCTGCTTGTATGTTACTAGGCTGAGTGAAATCATGTTCACTGATCTCTGAGTCAAAGACTCGGGTTAAGATCCACTTTGGTGAATTCAGGAAATGATATCGGTAAGGTTGAGGAATTTGCACATTATCAGTGCTGCTATTTTCTGTTGGAGATATTAGAGTAAGCCTGTTTGCCTTTTGGATAGATATAAACAGTCCTCCATTAATTGTAAGAAGCCTTTTTAAggagggcacagtggcgcaacggtagagtcatAGCAGCCTccccgcagctcacactgccacccagctttgtgtcatccgcaaacttggacatatcacatttaattccctcatctaaatcattaatatatattgtaaataactggtagtgtaagaaaataactgcagatgctggtacaaatcgaaggtatttatttcacaaaatgctggagtaactcagcaggtcaggccgcatctcaggagagaaggaatgggtgacgtttcgggtcgagacccttcttcagactgatatcaggtgggcgggacaaaggaaggatatagatggagacaggaaagagggagaactgggaaggaggaggggaagagagggacagaggaactatctaaagttggagaagtcaatgttcataccgctgggctgcaagctgcccaagcgaaatatgaggtgctgttcctccaatttccagttgggcctcactatggcactggaggaggcccatgacagaaaggtcagactgggagtgggagggggagttgaagtgctcagtaaataactggggtcccagcactgagccttgcggcaccccacaagtcactgcctgccattctgaaaaggacctgttaattcctcccctgtctgccaaccagttctctatccatgtcaatacccttcccccaatatcctgtgctctaattttgcacactaatctcttgtgtgggaccttgtcaaaggatttttgaaagtccagatagaaAATcgactctcccttatccattctacttgttacatcctcaaaaaattccagattagtcaagcatgatttccccattctaaatccatgcagactttgaccgatcctgtcactgctttccaaatacgctgctataacatttttaataatcgactcaagcacctTCACCACTCCCTCCTAAGACCactgctaactggtctataattccccgttttctctccctcctttcttaaaaagtgacattatattagctatcctccagtccacaggaactgatccagagtctatagaacattggaaaattatcaccaatgcatccacaatttctagagccacctccttgagtactctgggatgcagaccatcaggccctggggatttatctgccttcagtcccaacagtttacttaacaccatttcctgactaatgtggattcccttgttTCTCGGTCCCCATGTATttctgggaggttgtttgtgtcttccttagtgaagacagaaccaaaatactcgtttaactgttctgccatttccttgtttcccattataaatccacCTGTCTCTGATCGTAAGGAACCTATATTTGTCTTCGCTAATCTTTTccattttacatatctaaagaaacttttacagtcagtttttatattccccgcaagcttttttcatgctctttccccccccctcttaattaacctctttgtcctcctctgttaagatctaaatttctcccagtttaGTTCAGTCCTTCAGTTTGCTGCTCTCCCTTGCTGGGTGTGCGAGAGATGAGAAGTTGCTTCCAATTGATGCCATTGTGGAATTTACAGGAGATAGAACGTAGGTGGAGTCCAAAAATGGTAATCATGGGTCCTTCATTATTAGCCCCTAACCAAGCTGGCCCAAACGCAAGGGGCAGATTATAATTAAACAAGGCTGTGGGAGGCTCTTTTTGGAGAAGATCTTAATTAACTTGCTAGATATTACTCTGTTGCCTTGATCCTGACTCTTTGCTGTGATAGTTATGAGATGTACATAAATTATTTTTTCTACTCAATGTTTTAAAATGATTAACTCTTTTTACTCATTTTATTCAGGATCTGTGACAAGAGTAACAATGACGTAGTAGACAAATTTGCCAGAAATCTTTTGGGCagcatgccccctgactccatcaTCCTGCTCCGTGGTGACCTCCCAGGAAACTCTCTGCGGTACCTCCATTACTGTGAGGAGCAACGACCCGACCTCAGCCTGGTGGATCAGGAGGTAACTGCCGGGACATAAGAAAAAGCCAAGGGAGGGGCATGGATCCAGGACCATGAATTAAAACCTCATATGACCCATCTCATACTTATGAGGCCATGCAGCCCTAATATTCCGTGGTAGTTCCCAAGAGAGCAATCTCACCAGTCCCATTCCTCCTCCCTTTTCTCCAGTTGCCTACAGTTTACTATCTTTTCTGTATGCCCATCAACCCCTTTGATTCTTGCCATTAGTCTacactaaggggcaatttacaatggccatttACCCTACCAGCATATCTATTGGatatggagcatccagagaatacCTAGGTAATCATGGCACAAACACCAACAGTGCACAAGGCCAGGATCAAACGAGGATCCATggggctgtaagggagcaactccaccagctgcaccaacgAGCCACCCTGAGTGAACTTTAGTGAGGTAGTTGccttcatagagcatggaaatcaggctttcaacccaactcgtccatgctgcccAAACTGACCATAACCCTTttgctggcagcttgctccatatatgTATCACTGGCTGAGTGAAAAAATTGACCATCAGGTTCCAatcaaatccttcccctctcacgctAACTAAACCTTTGCCCGCTCGTTCTTCATTCCTCAACCCTGGGGAAgatgactgtgcatttaccctatctaggcccctcatgattttatacatctctatgtcATACCTCATTCtgctacgctccaaagaataaaatctgagcctgcccaacatctccctataaCTCATTCTGTCAAGTCCTgggaacattctcgtaaatcttttctacacGTCTTCCAGCTTAATGGATCTTCCCTTTAGAGCACTGTGGCCACAGTATTGCACTTGCAGTACTGAGTACACTCTGGTGTTTCCGCTGACAGAATCATTCTGTGTTATACACTCTTCCCAACTCCTGATACCATCAATGCATCTACAATATTTTCCCAAGACCAAATTAGTTTGCGTTTCAATTTCTTCAACCTAACATGAGGTATCACGGATAAAAGGGGTGTTTTGGCTAAATTAAGGTGTATCTTCCTGGCCTATCGCATTATACGTAGATGGAATGGGGTGGGAATTTGCTTAAAGACGAGTGAACTTTCAAAAGAGTGATGAATAcggtaaaactctgataatccgtTGCTGCCTATTCAAAAATCTCAGTAGTTTGTTATTTGGCTCACCATCTGAAATCCCCAAGGTTCACCATTGGGTCAGGTGAAAGAAAGGAATGAAACAAGTGAAACAACCCTATCCGTTGCATTAAAATGTACAGTTCATTACCTATGATTCCTCAGGTGATGTTTGCCGACCACTCGCGAATGCCCTGATTCCCTGACTCACTTTAAACTCACCTGGTTCTGTTACCCACACTCTCATTAAATTTGGGGTTCATCAAGAAATTTGTTATTCTGCTCTGTAAAatttgaagaaaaaaataaatcaactATTAATAGAATAACATCCCATAGTTCATAAATTTGTTAAAacatacataaagtgctggagtaactcagcggatcatgcagcatgtctggagagcatGGAAAGGTGAGGTATGGAGTCAGAACCTTTCACTGAAAATGAATTACTccatactttgtgtcttttgtgtttgttacccggcatctgcagttccttgtttctgtgggAAGTCTATTAGGCTGGATTAGTCCTGATAATTTTGGATTAAAGGAGTTTACCGCATGTGGAAGGGCAGTTTTGTCATATGATGTGgtagagttggggtggggggaaggtggagaaAGGATGAGAAATGGGGATAAATAAGGGACTGGTTGTGGGTGTGAGATGAATGGGAGGGAAAGGTTCAAATACGGAAGTGTTTacagatgggagagggaaggggtaaGATCATTGTCCTGATGGTGAAGTTCAGTGGAAGAACTAGACATGGTTTAAATTAGAGAGATTGGAGAATGGAAGAATAGGGAGAGACAATGTAAAATGAGAGCTGGGGAAAGGAGGTAAGTTTTCAATGGGCTGGTGCCTTGGGGTTAGATTCTGTTCTTGTTATGTATTATATACACTGAGAGCTCTTTGATAACAAAATTGCATTTAACTTCACTGCAATACGTAGCCCCAATGACATAAACGACCATTTCTAGTTTCATGTAGTTATATTTGCTTGTTGACAGTAAAGAACATAATAACTTGCTATTAATTTCTCTTCAGATGATGACTTACAACTGGTATTTGCCAAAATTGGCCAAACACTTACGGAATGTCCGTTTCCCCGGAAATCGCTGGCAGCCTTTTGACAAGGCGGATTCTGCTGGGATTGTGACTTTCAACCTGCACCAGTTATTTATTGAGAACAGAGAGTGAGTCACAGATTAACAGCACTGTACTCAGTGAGCCTGAGCAACTTAGCGTCTTCATCCATCCATGGATGCTCAACTCAAAGAGCCCCCATGCTCTCTCCAGGAAGCTCTCTGCCCTTCACTGGGTCTGTTTGAAATTTGTCGAGTATATATATTTCATATGGAATATTAGAGTAATTGGAATATTGTTCATTCAAGATCTTGGGGTTGGGGGTAACTTATTACCCTGGATAGATGGTGGGTTAAAGATCAGAATATGGTACATGGTTATGAGTGGGGGGTCAGAGTGATTAGTGCCACACCAGCAGCcattctttagtttggtttagtttattgtcacatacaccgaggttcagtgaaaaacctttgttgcgtgctaaccagtcagcggaaaaacaatacatgattacaaactagCCATCCCCAGTGCACAGATAGGTGATAAAGGGAATCAcgtgagtaacgtttagtgctagataaagccAGCATGTGATTTAGAGGAAAAAGCAAAGTATGAAGATCAGGTTCGCTGCTGTAAAGTGAACTCTGAGGAGCACATAAAAAGTCTGCAGAGGGATATACACTGCTCGGGAGGATGTTAGATTAAGTACAGTGTGGGGAAATGTGAACCCATGGAACTCAGTCAGAAGAATATTTTATAAATGGTGAGAAATTCAGATGTTGTACAGAGAAGTCCTGCAGTGCTGCCTCATCAGACACACAATAAACATAGACACAACAAGCCGTTAGGAAGGCAAATGATAAGCTCTATGAACCCAGACATTAATACCCCCACTCCCAGGCTGGGAGTACAATGGTAATTTGAGTGAGGTCCACAGGTGAAAGGTGCAGGAGCAGAGCTCCATACAACACGGCTCTGCTCCAGATGGGAATTGCTTTCTTGCTCTGAAATGAAGATGCTGTGAAAGTTCAGAAGACTGGGATTACTGACACTCACTGATGTTTCTTTCAGTAAGGAGATCTTTGTGTGCGTTGGGCTGCATGAAGGAGACTCCAGTTGGAAACGGAGTTACTCCCTCTGGCCCTGGGGAACGTGTGAAAGGCTGGTCTGGTCCACCACTCAGTTCAACCCTGAAACCTGGATCCAGCGCACCAAGTACTTGTACAACTGGACAGAGGAGTACGGCAGGTAGGTGTCATTAGTTCACATAAGGCCCAAGCAGGAGGGTAGACATTGTGGTACTGGGAGCTGTGACTGGAGGATAGCTGGCATGGTGGTTGTGGACATGAGTCCACATAAGTGTTACGCTGACAAGTGATCAATGTTGTTGTACAAATGGCCAGAATGGGGGTGTCAGGTTATAAGTggtcccaagaagggtctcgacccgaaacgtcacctattctcttcagatattctgcctgtcccgctgagttactccagcattttgtgtctaatgtcAGGTTATAAATCAGGGTTCGTGACTTATCAATGTTATTGACTCGGGCAGGCGGGTAGATATTAATGGTTTGCATGGTTGGGAGACAAGTGTGTTTGGAGCATGATGTCAGAGGACTGTGGCTGAATTGTTTTCTAAATTGGGTTGGAGGGTAGGAATCAGGATGAATGGTAACCAAAATGCAAAGAAAAAAGTGCAGAATGCTAGAGATCTAAGATGAAAGCAGGAAATGAGGGAGACAGTTCAGGCAGCAATACCTGTGAAGAGAGAATAGTCCCTAGCCTGTGTCCGATGGCACCCACATCTCTCTGCCTGTGCACCCTGGTGCCTACATCAGGTGCCTGTGCGCTTGCCTGTCTGCcttttttgctttctttctctgACTACAGCATTTGCTTTTATTTAGACTGGGATATGGTAGAATTTTTGTTTTTCGCACAACTCCAGACTTTTGATTATTTTTTGTACTTATGCTGTTTTTGGTATGCTACTTTGATGCAGTTTCCCATCTTTTCATTAATTACAAGGGTGTTTTGATTTCTGAAATTCTGTCTATTTTCTGTCTAGTGTCAGGATCTTGCAATTTATTTGAGGCTTATAATTATGTTTTGAAATGTTTTCTAGCATTTTCCATTTACTTCTCACAAGGGCTAAAACTGTTATTAGCTTAAAATTGTCATGGTGTCTCCATTTCATGTGGCCAAAAGATTTGTGCCCACTGGATCGTGTCATCTCTTTAAAAGCACAGCCCACTTAGTCCCAATTCTAGCTTTTTCACAAAAGCACTATAATTTTCGTCCAATTCACAAAGGGTTATAATTTTGATTGTTTCTCCTCTACCCATCAGGTGATGTTCAGATTTTATAGCATTTTTGATAGAAAAATCTCAGTTCAACCAGATTTGCCCTGAGGCATAAGGAATTCGCTTGTCTCAATAGCTGAGCAATTTTATAGCATGTTCCCAATTGAACcttaacacaaagtgctcgagtaactcagcaggtcaggcagtttctgtggagagggagtggacaggtgacgtttcagttgaggaagagtcccaactcaaaatattgcctatccatttctgccacaaatgctgcctggactgctgagttgttccagcactttgtgttttgctcaaggtttcagcatctgcatgaTCTGTATCTTGATTAATCCACGTTGATCTCAATTCCACACTAAAGTTGATATTATATCAGAGCCTAGGAGCTACCTTTCTTATCCCGGCGGTCTCTCGGCGAGGGGGAATGGGATATCCATTCCCATCATCTAAGGTTGCTGGTATTCAGCAATAGCCAAGTGAGAAACAGGatggatggaggaggaggggggggttagtGGTGCATTGATCTGACATCAGGCGCGTCTGTCTTGCAGCTACGATCAGTTTTCATGGGAAGCCGTGGCAAATGAAGAGATGTGGCAAGCCAGGTAATCCAGCATCTGACACATCTCGAATGGTATAATTGGCATCTCTCTCCACCATatcctctctctttctcaatgCCTTCTACTCTCCACCCACCCCTTTACTGACGCTCATTTCTAATCTGGATGCTTTTAGAATATTCATTGCAATCATCAATGTGGCTGAGTCCAAAATGAGACTTTAAACCAGTCCAGTTTAACAGAATGATGATTTTATTACTAATCCAATTGCTTAATAATACTTGTATGCATTTTTCAAATAGCATAGTCCAGCAGGAAGACATTTAACTAGAAATAGTAGATATgtactcaaatttggaggccccaAGTAGTTGATCTCACGGATCCGCGATGGGGTGCTAACCATTCATTTTGGGCCAGTAAAGTTGGTTGTATTATTTACTGGTGAAATTCATCGTAGGGTTTTGCTGAATGAAGATTACTTTCTATTTAAGTTGGCAGATAATCAAACCCAGCCACAATGGGAGTTAAAAAGAGAGACTCAAGGGTGTGTGTATATCACCAAGGTTTTTATTTGCACCTGAACTTCAACCTATCACATTTAAAAAGGCTATTGGACAGTTACTGTTAGTGACTGAAGGGATAGAAGAAAAAGCAACACTTTGCTGCAGATTTTGCCATGCTCTCTCTTGAGCACATTAATGGATTCATGGACTTTTGGTTCCTTTGAATATGGAAATAGTGCGGTACATATTGACAGAACACAATTAAAGTGGTCCCATAAACTGGGCTTTTACTCTAAGGACAGAGGTAAAATAGTAATAGACCTCATTGCAAAGGACAGTAAATATAAAATGCCACTCACAAAAAAAAATTGATTTCTGTAATTGTCAGATGTTTTTAATACCAAAAATGTGTTTACATTACGATTTTCTATCAGATAACATTTGTCTAATTCATTTTGGGGTTTTGCAGAATGAAAACACCATTCTTTTTATTTGAGTTGGCAGAGAATCCAGCTCAGCCAGAATCAATAAAGATGCAACTATATACATTTGTCTATCAGGTGAGATTTATTATCTCTCTCCCACTACCGTTGTCTAAAGATTGTTGTCTATTTAATTTCTGTCATTACCATCCAAAGAATTCTCGGCTCTTCTGATTCATGATTATAAATTAGATTGTTGTGTTGATTCTAATCCTCACCTTCAAACTTTGCTTTCTCAGATGTATCAGGAGTTGGTCACCTCAGAGAAACATCCTGTTAATTGGCATAAAAACTACGCAATAGTCTGTGAGAGGATGTTGCGGAACTCTCCACAGGATTTAACTGATGTTGATCCGCAATTTCTCCTGTCAGAAACTATCAAACATTTTTCGCTGTATGTGGCCAAAGCACCAGATGACCCACAAATAAATGCCATTGTTCAGGTCATTGGGCACCTGAAGGGGGagcaagaaagagaaagaaaactgAAGAGGATGAGGGAAGCATCTGATATCAGTGATGAGCCACTGACTGGAAGAGCTACCTTTCCTCACTGAATAGATGAACAACCTCAGAACTTATTGACCAATCATAATTGTTCTGAGTCTCGCTAATCATATCACAGGATCATTTGCTAACAAATCTCCCTGGTTTAAGAATTGTGTGGACCACGTAATGTAGTGTATTTTGATTACAAAAGATAATGAGTGATTGACATGGTGGGTGAAATTGTACATATTGTTTTATACTGTACTTCATTTTAAATGATAAATCATTAAGTTATAATTTTTAATTGATGACTGAGCTGCATTTGTTAACAAGAACAATGTTGATCTATTCTCATTTCATAGATCACTGAGAGTGTTTAATTGAAACTGATTTTCATGCTCCAGTTTCCGATAATTGAGTTTTGGAAACTGCAAaagttggaatcttgaacaaaacaaaaaagctgaAGGAACACAGCGGGttt is part of the Rhinoraja longicauda isolate Sanriku21f chromosome 6, sRhiLon1.1, whole genome shotgun sequence genome and harbors:
- the tmem260 gene encoding transmembrane protein 260, whose product is MGFPGNGKPPASALALALALPAGPAAAALFAVVFSVYLQTLHPTVPGGDSGELLTAACELGVAHPPGYPLFTLLARLTMIILPMGSPAFRVNVLNAMVGAATAPLLFDAVSRLSGSFAGGLLAAGLFAFSRLAWQWSVTTEVFSFNNFFIGLLMALTVRFSTVSTARERTKLSLQGAFCCGLSLCNQHTVILYVMYIVPWILLRLHREKELSVRAIWWLGLSFGAGLLPYLYLPISSSLNQARWSWGDQTTLRGFSSHLLREEYGTFNLAKSEVGSGLLHVWSYQMMHIKSELTAIGAALALIAIPLQGLKRSSSQSSVLWLFTVMLCSYSLFFSWRANLDITKPLFVGVVERFWLQSNLVVCVLAGCGLASVSSVLQRIMGNHSLWRWAEWLPAILLTAYQLQLNYRICDKSNNDVVDKFARNLLGSMPPDSIILLRGDLPGNSLRYLHYCEEQRPDLSLVDQEMMTYNWYLPKLAKHLRNVRFPGNRWQPFDKADSAGIVTFNLHQLFIENRDKEIFVCVGLHEGDSSWKRSYSLWPWGTCERLVWSTTQFNPETWIQRTKYLYNWTEEYGSYDQFSWEAVANEEMWQARMKTPFFLFELAENPAQPESIKMQLYTFVYQMYQELVTSEKHPVNWHKNYAIVCERMLRNSPQDLTDVDPQFLLSETIKHFSLYVAKAPDDPQINAIVQVIGHLKGEQERERKLKRMREASDISDEPLTGRATFPH